The Huiozyma naganishii CBS 8797 chromosome 3, complete genome genome contains a region encoding:
- the HIS4 gene encoding trifunctional histidinol dehydrogenase/phosphoribosyl-AMP cyclohydrolase/phosphoribosyl-ATP diphosphatase (similar to Saccharomyces cerevisiae HIS4 (YCL030C); ancestral locus Anc_1.45) — protein sequence MGFPVLPLYGNGYQEVIASKPFLTLAPEAVVDAGQLSNVTDVLKFVQSTCSKIATVSLLVTSPEQFSEDDFVQLLNNGVNTVYTNCALGDAVPKERLAEVPSSVQSVDDITVDSFTEALLANIRTDRKDELYTTLVVDQYSRALGLVYSSTESIKLSIEKQVGVYFSRSRNEIWVKGATSGNTQQLLSIEIDCDGDALKFVVQQAGDGFCHLGTQSCFGKSKHGLYELEALLADRKINAVEGSYTRRLFNDEELLNAKIKEEAEELTESDSRENLAWEAADLFYFALTKLVANGVSLSEVENNLNLKNLKVTRRKGDAKPKFLPSKPETKTDDSSAPIHLKVIQGSDVAAVQEAVTRPIQKTTEIMHLVNPIIDNIKSKGDKALIEYTEKFDGVRLSTPVMNAPFPPESYQDLSEEMMEALDLSIENVRKFHAAQLQTEPLVVETQPGVTCSRFPRPIEKVGLYIPGGTAVLPSTALMLGVPAQVAECKEIVFATPPRKSDGKVSPEVVYVAQKVGASKIVLAGGAQAVAAMAYGTESVPKVDKILGPGNQFVTAAKMYVQNDTQALCSIDMPAGPSEVLVVADEDADADFVASDLLSQAEHGVDSQVILVGVNLSDAKIDEIQRAVHEQALALPRVEIVRKCISHSTIIKCDSYEEAFDMSNQYAPEHLILQIQNPDKYVGLVDNAGSVFVGSYTPESCGDYSSGTNHTLPTYGYARQYSGCNTSTFQKFITSQNVTPQGLENIGKAVMCVAKVEGLDGHRNAVKIRMSKLGLLPEGFQ from the coding sequence ATGGGCTTCCCTGTGCTTCCTTTATACGGCAACGGTTACCAAGAGGTGATCGCGAGTAAGCCATTTTTGACGTTGGCACCCGAGGCGGTCGTCGACGCAGGTCAATTGAGCAACGTCACTgacgttttgaagtttgttCAGTCCACTTGCTCGAAAATCGCAACCGTTTCGCTGCTGGTGACCAGTCCCGAGCAGTTCTCCGAGGATGATTTTGTACAGCTGTTGAACAATGGGGTGAACACTGTCTACACCAATTGTGCTCTCGGTGACGCAGTCCCCAAGGAACGTTTGGCCGAAGTGCCCAGCTCCGTCCAGTCCGTCGACGACATCACCGTGGATTCCTTCACGGAGGCCCTCTTGGCGAACATCAGAACGGATAGAAAGGACGAACTGTACACCACGTTGGTCGTCGACCAGTACAGCAGGGCGCTTGGACTCGTATACTCCTCTACGGAATCTATTAAGCTTTCCATCGAGAAGCAGGTCGGCGTGTACTTTTCACGGTCCAGAAACGAGATCTGGGTCAAAGGTGCCACGTCCGGTAACACTCAGCAGCTGCTCTCTATTGAAATTGACTGCGATGGCgacgctttgaagttcGTGGTCCAGCAGGCTGGCGACGGGTTCTGCCACTTGGGTACCCAATCGTGCTTCGGCAAGTCCAAGCACGGTCTCTACGAGCTCGAGGCTCTGCTTGCTGACAGGAAGATCAATGCAGTTGAGGGGTCCTACACGAGAAGACTGTTCAACGATGAAGAGCTTTTGAACGCCAAGATCAAGGAGGAGGCAGAGGAACTCACAGAATCCGATTCGAGGGAGAATCTCGCATGGGAGGCAGCCGACTTGTTTTATTTCGCCCTGACCAAGCTGGTTGCCAACGGTGTCTCGTTAAGCGAAGTTGAGAACAACTTGAACCTaaagaacttgaaagtCACCAGGAGGAAAGGTGACGCGAAACCTAAATTTCTGCCAAGTAAACCAGAGACCAAAACGGACGACTCTTCCGCTCCGATTCACCTGAAAGTTATCCAGGGCTCGGACGTTGCTGCCGTGCAAGAGGCTGTAACAAGACCGATCCAAAAAACTACAGAAATTATGCACTTGGTCAATCCTATTATTGACAACATAAAGAGCAAAGGTGACAAAGCTTTGATCGAATACACTGAGAAATTCGATGGCGTTCGGTTATCCACCCCAGTGATGAATGCACCATTCCCACCGGAGAGTTATCAAGATTTGAGTGAAGAAATGATGGAGGCACTGGACCTGTCCATTGAGAACGTTCGTAAATTCCACGCTGCTCAATTACAGACGGAGCCCCTTGTCGTCGAGACACAACCCGGTGTCACCTGTTCCAGATTCCCAAGACCGATCGAGAAAGTTGGCCTTTACATCCCAGGTGGTACTGCTGTTTTGCCAAGTACCGCTCTGATGTTGGGTGTCCCAGCACAAGTGGCAGAATGTAAGGAAATCGTCTTTGCGACTCCTCCAAGGAAATCTGATGGGAAGGTCTCCCCAGAGGTCGTGTACGTTGCCCAAAAAGTTGGCGCTTCGAAGATCGTCCTCGCCGGTGGCGCTCAAGCAGTAGCCGCGATGGCCTACGGCACGGAATCTGTCCCCAAAGTGGATAAGATCTTGGGCCCTGGTAACCAGTTTGTCACCGCTGCAAAGATGTACGTTCAAAACGACACACAGGCTCTATGTTCCATCGACATGCCAGCGGGGCCCAGCGAAgtccttgttgttgcagACGAGGATGCGGATGCTGATTTTGTCGCCTCGGACCTGTTGTCTCAAGCTGAACACGGTGTCGACTCCCAAGTCATTCTTGTTGGTGTCAACTTGAGTGATGCAAAGATAGACGAGATCCAGAGAGCGGTTCACGAACAAGCGTTGGCACTACCAAGAGTGGAAATTGTGCGTAAATGTATCTCCCACAGCACCATAATCAAGTGCGACTCCTACGAGGAGGCCTTCGACATGTCGAACCAATACGCACCAGAACATTTGATCTTACAGATCCAGAACCCAGACAAGTACGTCGGCTTGGTGGACAACGCTGGATCCGTTTTCGTCGGTTCGTATACCCCGGAGTCGTGCGGTGACTACTCGAGCGGGACCAACCACACGCTGCCAACATACGGCTACGCAAGACAGTACAGTGGCTGCAACACATCGACCTTCCAGAAGTTCATCACCTCGCAGAACGTTACGCCGCAAGGTCTGGAGAACATCGGTAAGGCCGTTATGTGCGTTGCCAAAGTGGAGGGCCTCGACGGGCACAGAAACGCCGTCAAGATCAGAATGAGTAAGTTGGGCCTACTGCCAGAGGGGTTCCAATGA
- the SDH7 gene encoding Sdh7p (similar to Saccharomyces cerevisiae ACN9 (YDR511W); ancestral locus Anc_1.44) encodes MLKRTGLETFKRGLASHGETLLPPLLLYRRLLRAHRRYLPEVQRSVGDTYVKSEFHLHQNIDNPLHIVGFLTSWQDYLHMITNGKWQEGTMSQQQLEKMSSDQVVQLYELMKESERVLKTTKADEDAGPTKS; translated from the coding sequence ATGTTGAAACGTACTGGATTGGAAACATTCAAGAGAGGGCTTGCGTCCCACGGCGAGACGCTGCTGCCACCCTTGCTCCTGTACAGAAGGTTGTTAAGGGCCCACAGACGCTACTTGCCCGAAGTGCAAAGATCGGTTGGGGATACGTACGTGAAGAGCGAGTTCCATTTGCACCAAAACATAGATAATCCGCTGCATATTGTCGGGTTCTTGACCAGTTGGCAGGACTACCTGCACATGATCACCAACGGTAAATGGCAAGAGGGCACCATGTCGCAGCAGCAATTGGAGAAAATGTCGTCGGACCAGGTGGTCCAGCTGTACGAGCTCATGAAGGAGAGCGAAAGAGTGCTGAAAACTACCAAAGCAGATGAAGATGCCGGCCCGACCAAGAGCTGA
- the KNAG0C00530 gene encoding uncharacterized protein (similar to Saccharomyces cerevisiae YGL140C; ancestral locus Anc_1.90) — translation MVSACQKVYPCDRILTQRIFKSTVNTAVAFIFILIPKVREHLGTEPAMLPLISVMVHPGRRVSGTIQGAIYCITGLIFGLAYSIFGRFLAQQCIGPSWRTVSEVNQVLYNYKRFEAGLAILAMFETFMLFFHGWMRSMSHHYFGIVFPLFLVVHFTFLAPLTSTPGIIAKSFSTPFYMGIAMSLFWNIVLFPEFGSTYLGNATVGALNEIHKDLNDAVKFFISLDNTAPQLYKTPPVTLPKLLKYKTAITKQVANCDLVLQECIYEISYSYVSPYSVTDILKVYKDMSIFINGIVNACQLQFILLGRTDTYSSEDVEFYSKKEISFANADKLLYVLDHIRLPIFNLHRQMSKCLYEVSALIAYSYDVDLKKVYHDPDLSEDFCPRLLDKNSLQALDLNASVARLQELLEEFDSFFKQELLDSSRDLLTPNDEMFLLSSFLMNFKEVTNEAVRLNSTIKDIFQYRLDREKKGWMRGKKLWFTFLKNFQSLKRWYVGNATNVTENDSLKGVLHMEGVTELVARRPTYAENELLMQKTTTQRTSISTNQSLLPTSNVEQVTRRKFINIRTSVLDFMIWCDNFYKRSRDHFRFGFQVALALMLASFPMFVPSIRHWYIDYRGAWIGFVCILCLEPSVGGTFWVFFLRAVGVVTGAVWGLVSYYAGTHQKDPYLEVVITLFGAVPGFYFLLGTPYVKAAIIQIISIYIVMAAAIIPSSVPGGIVVNFAKRCLAVAYGGGAALLVQVFVFPIKARDQLNEEVAFVCGCISELELIYATNLEGEPFQLSMGDKKYERMVKISNSAKAALSRAEAFNKLTRQEPRLRGSFTELEKIFTQIIFIQRQIVERMDTVALIRKQYGSAVIEELNSTVYPYRRQMVGNFTSLMRALQEAFTTRSPLPQFLPSTRVSHRRLINKVRQILEVRTKVGVPRREKIIKDLSPLDVETEDEEEEEALSFSNLKGTKMTRSSSNGETLPNEQDFLLKEKYLSWNASSAAMEEIIEYMEELLYLTKLVVGVNEFKYGFLSRPLYEDWAAEAIRGFDEFIKGKLASTESTSSGSNSSNQQDAASAPPSVSPQQPSLLSGTEEESIRSGISSTIEEKPVPLNAGNLNKEDGNFISRRQSLNLARIASSRKGEQLPKNFRDRTYSIGGRTGLEFSKTNPLNRTKTLGDADSEYAESGDTSDSDEELPLALRRVVNRMTKKGN, via the coding sequence ATGGTATCTGCTTGCCAAAAAGTCTATCCCTGCGACAGGATTCTGACGCAGCGGATCTTCAAATCTACAGTGAATACCGCTGTTGCGTTCATCTTTATTCTGATTCCGAAAGTGAGGGAACATTTGGGTACCGAACCGGCCATGCTGCCCCTGATCTCGGTGATGGTTCACCCGGGGAGAAGGGTGAGCGGCACCATTCAGGGAGCTATCTACTGTATCACTGGGCTGATATTCGGTCTGGCGTACTCGATATTCGGGAGGTTTCTTGCACAGCAGTGTATTGGTCCCTCTTGGAGGACTGTCAGTGAGGTGAACCAGGTTTTGTACAATTACAAGAGATTTGAGGCAGGTTTGGCGATACTGGCGATGTTTGAGACTTTCATGCTGTTTTTCCACGGGTGGATGAGATCCATGTCGCACCACTACTTTGGGATTGTCTTCCCACTTTTCCTTGTGGTGCATTTCACTTTCTTGGCGCCACTCACATCAACTCCGGGGATCATCGCAAAATCGTTCAGTACCCCGTTCTACATGGGGATAGCCATGTCGCTCTTCTGGAACATTGTATTGTTCCCAGAATTTGGCTCCACGTACCTCGGTAACGCCACTGTAGGGGCGCTCAACGAGATCCATAAGGACCTCAACGATGCGGTCAAGTTTTTCATATCGTTGGACAACACAGCACCACAACTCTACAAGACTCCGCCGGTCACTCTACCgaaattgttgaaataTAAGACCGCGATCACGAAGCAAGTAGCAAACTGCGACCTTGTGCTCCAGGAATGCATCTACGAGATCTCTTATTCGTACGTCTCGCCATACAGCGTCACGGATATTCTGAAAGTCTACAAAGACATGTCCATATTCATCAATGGTATCGTGAATGCATGCCAATTGCAATTTATTCTACTGGGGAGAACAGACACATACTCCAGCGAGGACGTCGAGTTTTactccaagaaggagataTCGTTCGCCAACGCGGACAAGCTGTTGTACGTCCTGGATCATATCCGCCTACCTATCTTCAACCTGCATAGACAGATGAGCAAGTGCCTCTACGAAGTGTCTGCTCTTATCGCGTACTCATACGATGTCgacttgaaaaaagtttACCATGACCCAGATCTCTCAGAAGATTTTTGCCCAAGATTGTTGGATAAGAACAGTCTTCAAGCATTGGATCTCAATGCTTCGGTCGCCAGACTTCAAGAGTTGTTGGAGGAGTTCGACTCCTTTTTTAAACAAGAACTGCTAGACAGTTCGAGAGACTTGCTGACCCCTAACGATGAGATGTTTTTGCTGTCGTCGTTTTTGAtgaatttcaaagaggtcACTAATGAAGCGGTCCGTTTAAATAGCACCATAAAGGATATCTTCCAGTACAGGCTGGATCGAGAGAAGAAGGGCTGGAtgagaggaaaaaaactaTGGTTTACTTTTCTCAAGAATTTCCAATCATTGAAGAGGTGGTACGTGGGTAACGCCACGAACGTTACTGAAAATGATTCGTTGAAGGGTGTCCTGCACATGGAAGGTGTAACGGAACTGGTGGCCCGCAGACCAACATACGCGGAAAACGAACTACTGATGCAGAAAACTACCACACAAAGAACAAGCATCTCCACGAACCAAAGCCTGTTGCCGACTAGCAACGTTGAGCAGGTAACTAGGAGAAAATTCATTAACATTAGAACATCAGTGCTAGATTTCATGATTTGGTGTGACAATTTCTACAAAAGATCCAGGGACCACTTCCGGTTTGGATTCCAAGTCGCTTTAGCCTTGATGCTTGCCTCGTTTCCTATGTTTGTTCCATCTATACGGCATTGGTACATCGACTATCGGGGTGCATGGATTGGTTTCGTGTGCATCCTATGTCTGGAGCCCTCGGTAGGTGGCACCTTCTGGGTGTTTTTCCTAAGAGCAGTTGGGGTGGTCACCGGCGCTGTATGGGGGCTTGTGTCGTACTATGCGGGGACGCATCAGAAGGATCCGTACTTGGAGGTTGTCATCACCTTGTTTGGTGCAGTTCCTGGGTTTTACTTCCTACTGGGTACACCGTACGTCAAAGCTGCCATTATTCAAATCATCAGTATTTATATTGTGATGGCTGCAGCTATCATTCCCTCGTCAGTACCCGGAGGGATTGTGGTTAACTTCGCCAAAAGATGTCTTGCAGTAGCATATGGAGGTGGTGCAGCACTTCTTGTACAAGTGTTTGTGTTTCCTATCAAGGCAAGGGATCAGCTCAATGAGGAAGTTGCATTTGTTTGCGGGTGTATTTCAGAACTAGAGTTGATATACGCAACTAATCTAGAGGGCGAACCGTTTCAGTTGAGCATGGGTGATAAGAAATACGAGAGGATGGTTAAGATTTCGAACTCAGCAAAGGCTGCTCTAAGCCGTGCTGAAGCCTTCAACAAACTGACCAGGCAGGAACCAAGGTTACGGGGGAGCTTTACCGAACTGGAAAAGATCTTCACCCAAATTATCTTCATCCAACGCCAGATTGTTGAGAGGATGGATACTGTGGCTCTTATTCGAAAGCAGTATGGGAGCGCAGTCATCGAAGAGTTGAATAGTACTGTGTATCCTTACCGGAGGCAGATGGTCGGCAATTTCACATCTTTGATGAGAGCGCTACAAGAGGCTTTCACGACAAGAAGTCCATTGCCTCAGTTCCTGCCTAGCACAAGAGTATCTCACCGAAGACTGATCAATAAAGTTCGGCAAATTCTGGAGGTGAGGACGAAAGTTGGTGTGCCGAGGAGGGAAAAAATCATTAAGGATCTATCTCCACTAGACGTTGAAACCGAagatgaggaggaagaggaggcGTTGTCCTTCAGTAATCTAAAGGGGACCAAAATGACAAGATCCTCGTCGAACGGAGAGACTTTACCAAACGAGCAAGATTTTctcttgaaggaaaagtATTTGTCATGGAACGCTTCGAGTGCCGCTATGGAGGAGATTATCGAGTATATGGAGGAGTTGCTGTATTTAACGAAGTTGGTCGTAGGCGTCAATGAGTTCAAATACGGATTTTTATCGCGTCCGTTGTATGAGGATTGGGCTGCAGAGGCGATCAGGGGATTTGATGAGTTTATTAAAGGCAAGCTTGCAAGTACTGAAAGTACGTCAAGTGGAAGTAATTCTTCCAACCAGCAGGATGCTGCAAGTGCCCCTCCCTCAGTTAGCCCTCAACAACCGTCTCTGTTATCTGGTACCGAGGAGGAGAGCATTCGGAGTGGtatatcttcaacaatCGAAGAAAAACCTGTGCCCTTGAATGCAGGTAACTTGA
- the RRP7 gene encoding Rrp7p (similar to Saccharomyces cerevisiae RRP7 (YCL031C); ancestral locus Anc_1.43) codes for MSVSSMKNGFLVVPFRLPPHGKLDSEAFHYMFIKKHESKVASELNCLFLVNIPLLTSVDSLKRVMGSICSKYDTVSHIEDLLYNDEFGLNEVDLSALTSDLLSTGNLDEKRFTPRNTALLKFVDQSSVNNCFNALKKYSNVKKEQERINWEYNSPSVDTFLNFYKPINLEYLKEEVYSHLALFEAREQEAQENAQTSIVDEDGFTLVVGKNTKNLNSIRKKILNSNPLSKHENKIRALTMVDKKAKQDFYRFQVRERKKQEINQLLNKFKDDQERIKVMKAKKKFNPYKNSL; via the coding sequence ATGAGTGTCAGCTCGATGAAAAACGGGTTTCTGGTGGTGCCGTTCAGGCTGCCACCGCACGGGAAACTGGACTCGGAGGCCTTCCACTACATGTTCATTAAGAAGCATGAATCGAAGGTGGCCAGCGAGTTGAACTGCCTGTTCTTGGTCAATATACCATTGCTGACGAGCGTTGATTCTTTGAAGCGTGTTATGGGAAGTATATGCTCGAAGTACGACACGGTGTCGCATATTGAGGATTTACTGTACAACGACGAGTTTGGGCTTAACGAAGTGGATTTGTCCGCGCTCACGTCTGACTTGCTGAGCACTGGGAACCTGGACGAAAAACGGTTCACGCCCAGGAACACGGCGCTGCTGAAGTTTGTCGACCAGTCTAGTGTCAACAACTGCTTCaacgctttgaagaagtattCCAACgtgaagaaagaacaagagaggataaattgggaatACAACTCGCCCTCTGTGGACACATTTCTAAACTTTTACAAACCAATCAATttggagtacttgaaggaagAAGTGTACTCCCACTTGGCGCTGTTTGAGGCTCGTGAACAAGAGGCACAGGAGAACGCGCAGACGTCCATTGTCGACGAAGATGGGTTTACACTAGTCGTTGGTAAGAACACAAAGAACTTGAACTCGATCAGgaagaagattttgaacagcaaTCCTTTGTCCAAGCATGAGAATAAAATCAGGGCCCTGACAATGGTCGACAAGAAAGCAAAGCAAGATTTCTACAGGTTCCAAGTAAGAgaaaggaagaaacaagaaatcaACCAATTGCTGAACAAATTCAAGGATGATCAGGAAAGGATAAAGGTCATgaaggcgaagaagaagttcaacCCTTACAAAAACTCACTATAA
- the BIK1 gene encoding Bik1p (similar to Saccharomyces cerevisiae BIK1 (YCL029C); ancestral locus Anc_1.46) has translation MDLQRYESKTGCFIQIPNVGRGQLKYVGVVDNKPGYYAGVDLLANIGKNDGTFNGKRYFETEYPHSGLFIQLAKVASLIERATSRNSSRRGTLPPQPQPQPQASLNYRSSSMDSTGSTVIRRQVSNGLAKIDSDDNAARTPTPIKSLGTPYRGDTDIDMERTPVAVGATTQHTTDEQGRRLAEYERLLNEQRQVLEEIQPAIDEYERQLRLLEAQKVELTGKLAEQASDFKKQLQYYEVENKQLTEVVSQLHEELKESAKRTEQQQQQQQSGGADVAALQREVEFLTHYKTDMEHARIKWDKERDQLKMHNESLSKEYQALNKELLSAATPSKDSSEEIATLKQQLAEAHRRVTELETRAGTGGGAPSTLPVYEPPTRVDAAAGRKLWCVLCEKTGHESIDCPFQYEDNGAADAASEPAPAQY, from the coding sequence ATGGACCTTCAACGGTACGAGAGCAAGACGGGCTGTTTCATACAGATACCGAACGTTGGGCGCGGCCAATTGAAGTACGTTGGCGTGGTGGACAACAAGCCGGGCTACTACGCGGGTGTTGATCTGCTGGCCAACATCGGCAAGAACGACGGGACGTTCAATGGAAAGCGGTACTTTGAGACAGAGTACCCGCACAGTGGGCTGTTCATTCAGCTTGCGAAAGTCGCCTCTTTGATAGAGAGGGCAACCTCGAGGAACAGTTCGAGAAGAGGCACTCTACCACCACAGCCACAGCCACAGCCACAAGCATCGTTGAATTATCGGTCCAGTAGTATGGACAGTACTGGGTCGACTGTCATCAGACGACAAGTGAGCAATGGCTTGGCGAAGATTGATAGTGATGACAATGCTGCTCGAACGCCAACACCGATAAAGTCCTTGGGCACACCATACCGGGGCGATACTGATATAGACATGGAACGCACACCAGTGGCAGTCGGGGCCACTACACAACACACGACGGATGAACAAGGAAGAAGGTTGGCGGAGTACGAACGGCTGCTGAACGAGCAGCGGCAAGTACTAGAGGAGATCCAGCCTGCGATAGACGAGTACGAGAGACAGCTCCGGTTGCTCGAGGCGCAGAAGGTAGAATTGACCGGTAAGTTGGCGGAGCAAGCGAGCGATTTTAAGAAACAGTTGCAGTACTACGAGGTGGAGAACAAGCAACTGACCGAGGTGGTCAGCCAGCTCCatgaagaattgaaggagagCGCGAAGCGCAcagagcagcaacagcaacaacaacaatccGGTGGAGCAGACGTTGCGGCTCTGCAAAGAGAGGTAGAGTTTCTCACGCACTACAAAACGGACATGGAGCACGCCCGGATCAAATGGGACAAGGAGCGCGACCAGTTAAAGATGCACAACGAATCGCTCTCAAAAGAGTACCAAGCGCTGAACAAAGAACTGCTGAGCGCAGCAACGCCAAGCAAAGACAGCAGCGAGGAAATCGCAACCTTGAAGCAGCAGCTCGCGGAAGCACACCGCCGCGTCACTGAGCTCGAGACGCGGGCAGGGACAGGTGGCGGCGCCCCCAGCACGCTGCCAGTGTACGAGCCACCTACACGGGTCGACGCCGCCGCGGGCAGGAAGCTCTGGTGTGTCCTCTGTGAGAAGACCGGCCACGAGAGCATCGACTGTCCGTTCCAGTACGAGGACAACGGCGCAGCCGACGCGGCCAGCGAGCCCGCACCAGCACAGTACTGA